Part of the Musa acuminata AAA Group cultivar baxijiao chromosome BXJ3-10, Cavendish_Baxijiao_AAA, whole genome shotgun sequence genome, GTGtgtaataccgtaccataccagtgtttcgagattggctcgatacggtatggtacTGGCGTACCGAGCAATACACCAGGGCTTATCGagtgattttaaatattttttcctcttactgtagcactgtagcactgctacaatgtACACTGTAACACTATAGCACGGTTCGTCCGGTAACAAGCGGTCTGCATACCGATATGCTGTCAgactggtacataccgcccgtaccaagcgatactattcgaaattgcataccatgagtATGTTCTACACTATTTACCATGGAACTTTCCTCGTTGAAAATACAAAATATGGGAAGAGTTAAATTTTGGTTTCTAGACATTTTAGGTGCACtatatcatgtttaatggtttatgATAATCCTAAAATGCCAAACATTTGATAGTTTCAAAGTATTTCTGTCTCAATCCTGTTGTATATCAtactatttatttttaaaattaactgTGGCCATGGGCTAGTTATTAATGCAAGATGTTCTTCTGATCTGAATTTTCTGTTATTTCTTGCTTTCTGTAAATCCAGCATTAGACTCTGTGAAGTGGGAAGTGGAGTACAACATATGCTGCTTTGCCGGGTTATCATGGGGAATGCAGAGCAAGTCCGGCCAGGATCAAAGCAATACTGCCCTAGAAAGAAATATGATATGGGTGTTGACAATGTTCTAAATCCAAAGTGTTACATTGTGTGGTCGACACATCTGGACAAATATATCTACCCAGAGTACATGGTCCGTTTTGCACTGCCCTCAAGAAACAAGGGTACTGTGATGCAACTGGACTCTTAACACATTTCATAAGCATTCCTATAATTCATGTGGTTATCTGTTTATTTCCATCTCTTCAGAGTACTTGTGTGGACTAAAGGATATAAGGTTCCATGTGGAAGATCACAAGGTTTGACTGAGCAATTCTCTCTCTTTAACCCTTGTgtcaatataaaatttataatgtgTAGCTCGGATACTTTCTAGTTTGCTTTTTGTTCTCTTGTGACAAAAGGTTATTAGGTTATTTTGTTAGTTCCTGTTTTACTTACCACTATGCAGGCTTGGTATGAATTAGCGGGGTCATTAGAACCTTTTGCACTGCTGTATGTAGAACTCCATGATAGGATAGCTCCTTGggctaggagattgtttcttcatTATCTTATGGAGTTTAAGGTATGTCACGAGAACTTTGGGTTGAAATTTGAATTagccttttcttttttcctttttttaaggGATATACTGGTTTCTTTGACAGAGGGATATAATAACTCGAGAAGTTCTAATCATGAAAATGGGTTCATTTGTTCAAGAGCTGCTTCCAGCACCTGAAACAGCCACAGGAAGAGTAAGTTGCACTAGACAATCGATAGATGAGTCGACAGGCTATTCATTCAAAATTTAGGAATTCTATTTACCTTATTTGTTTTTGGCATTTTTGTTAGATTTCATGTATGCTCTCTAGTGGGAAGAATTACCTCTACCAAATTTGGAGATTGCTCTGGCTAATTTGCTTAGCTTTAGTAGTTCATTCTTTACTTTTGTTTTGTATGATATTATACTCTTAAGTAGAATCAACTTAATATCAAATGTTTAAACGCCAAGGGATAATATTGCAGAAAGTAAAGCAGGTAAAATTATGCTTTGAATTTGTGTTTCATCAAATAATGTATATTAATTACTAGTTACTAGCCTCAATCTAGTTCTACATTGTGCTTCACATGCAGATGGATATAATATGATCCTTTCTGTCAAGAAAAAATTCTCATGATTCTGTTATTTCAAGATGCAGGGGAGTGATCATATGGCATCTTCCATCATTCCTGGTAACACTTTTGGACCAGGAACGGAGTCTACTTCAGCAATGATGTGTAGGATTACTTTTCTTGCAATGGCTACAGAAAACAGAAGTACTGGAATGACACAGCCTGGTAATTCTGCTTCAAGACAGTAGCAAAATCATGGTGCTAATCCTTGAGCATTTGAGGTAATTCATGGATATGAAAGTTTAGCTTACGTATTATTCAATAAACAGTTTCTTATCATTTGTCTGGGATATACCAAATATGATCTTCATATTGTTTGTCTGGGACATACCTACTCTTTGTGTTTTAAGTCtttcaataaataaatttatcaagtcttttgttttttcttctgactctctctctctctctctctctggctctTGGTTTCTTATGATTGAGTTTCCCGTCGTTTTTAGTATGTAATCACAAAAATGAAAACTTCAGCTCATCTAATTGTTTGTGCAATTTTATGGCATAAATATGTCACTCTTTGCACTCCAAACTTCTGTAGATGTTCATTGAGAACTTGCGTTTGGGTAGCATCAGCACATTTACAGATATGGCATTAGATCTGATTCTGTAAGCCTTCAGTATAGTTTGAGGATTTGATAGGATCATCCTATCAAGCATTGATCTTAAGATGCAAAGATCCTGATATATTTGTCTAAGATAAATGTATTGGATGGTACCGATGGATTTGAAGATTTTAACTAGATATATTTGTCTAGTGCTAAAATCTTATCACAAACGAAAACTTGTGACAGTTTGTGAACAATCATTCCAAGAATCAGTTTTGCTGGTGGATACACTTAATATGAAAATCAAAATGCTGAGTAAGGAAGTGGATCAACACAAAGAAACTGAGAGAGCTTGAAAGATGTACAAAGGAGAGGAAAACTGAGCTTTAGATCACACTGACAGTAGACATGACACTGGAAGTGACCTGGCGAAGTATCATGCCTAACACTATTTTCCCCTGCAAAGATCATAGGGATGAAACTTTACTTGTAGTGTTCTCTAACCTTTAGATCTATCTCATCTTTTTAGCTCTGATATTTCTTGATCAGTTACAAATTGTTTAGTTTCTGGCAGTAGGTTTCTTTTTTCCAAAACTTCAAATTTAAGTCTAAACAAATATCATATTTGACTTTTGCCACAGAGAGAAGAAATCACATTGCCAGCATATGCATATAGGAACAATGATAGGATTTACTAAGTTTCAGATTCTCAGACAACAAACAGTTGGCTAGCATCCATGTAGAAGTCATCTGAAACTGACCAATCGTAGTAAATATCATCATTGAATTTTGATACAACTAATAGTTTGAGGATTGTGGCACAATCAGGGTTCTTCCCTCCTACATTGAGCTATGAAGCTCTTTGGTCACACTCCATTTGTGAAGAACACTGCCAAATGCATCATAGAACACCACCTGAGCCATGGTCTTGGTCAGCTGCAGGGACATGAACCCTTGGCCATCGTAGAAGAATCGAAGTTTGTCGGCATTCGAATTGAAGACACCCCTCCATGACTTTGAACCACCTCCACTGGTTAGGTATTGGATTGGACTACCAATGAGGGATAGACTGTTAGGTCTCTTGAAACAATCCTTGTCATATATCTTCATGTGGAGGAGAAGACACTAAATCCTGTACCTGTCATTACTGCTAATGTGCTCGAGGCAGTGGTCATGTCCATTTACATACAGATCAACTCCATGAGCCTGAGAAATTTTGGTAGCATCAGTATATATCTTGAGAACCAATCTCAAAACTTTAGCATCTCTTTGAGCTAAATCACCTTAAGAATTGGGAGGAGTGATGAGAGGAGCTCCTTTGTATCTCTATGTATGCTCACGCTCCTTATTGTGTGGTGTCCTACTACAACCTTCCATGTTGCTCTTGATTCCTTCAGTGCTGAATCCAAATCCTAATGACACAATAGAACACCTCATGGTACAGAACTTTCATGCAGTGTTAAACATGATTATAATTCTACGTTCTTTTGCATCTTTGCTTGAGCTGATACATGAAGGATTATGACACAGATGAATTTTGTACCTTCAACAGATTCGAAACGTAAGTTTGGCGCGGGGCGACTTCCCTCCAGTCGTAGTGATGGCTCTCGGGATTGTTCCAGTAATGATCAACAA contains:
- the LOC135650705 gene encoding purple acid phosphatase 3-like, with product MASFSCKIMALALVLSLVSSSAELQKLEHSIKNDGSLSLLVIGDWGRKGEFNQTQVATQMGRIGEELDIDFVVSTGDNFYDSGLTGVDDKAFEESFTNVYTAKSLQKQWYSVLGNHDYRGDVLAQLSPVLRELDNKWLCLRSFILNAEIVDFFFVDTTPFVDHYWNNPESHHYDWREVAPRQTYVSNLLKDLDSALKESRATWKVVVGHHTIRSVSIHRDTKELLSSLLPILKAHGVDLYVNGHDHCLEHISSNDSPIQYLTSGGGSKSWRGVFNSNADKLRFFYDGQGFMSLQLTKTMAQVVFYDAFGSVLHKWSVTKELHSSM